A DNA window from Porites lutea chromosome 6, jaPorLute2.1, whole genome shotgun sequence contains the following coding sequences:
- the LOC140940109 gene encoding 5-demethoxyubiquinone hydroxylase, mitochondrial-like isoform X1, translating to MAAPVARICRRCICSEARKTKPLVGRPRPHIDRIIRVDHAGELGADRIYAGQMAVLGGTDVGPTIQHMWDQEKKHLQTFEQIIADRRVRPTVLIPLWNVAGFVLGAGTALLGKEAAMACTVAVEEVISEHYDNQLRELLTEGVTDENKELLDTIQTFRDEELEHLHIGEKHDAEKAPMYQALSTIIQTGCKAAIWLSERI from the exons ATGGCGGCGCCGGTGGCCAGAATTTGCCGAAGGTGTATTTGCTCTGAGGCTAGAAAAACTAAACCACTCGTGGGCAGACCACGACCTCACATTGATAGAATAATACGAGTAGATCACGCAGGAGAACTTGGAGCTGATCGCATTTACGCCGGACAAATGGCAGTTCTTGGTGGAACAGATGTGGGACCGACTATCCAG CATATGTGGgatcaagaaaagaaacatCTTCAAACTTTTGAACAAATCATAGCTGACAGACGAGTGCGGCCAACTGTCCTTATACCACTGTGGAATGTAGCAGGATTTGTTTTAG GTGCTGGAACAGCATTACTAGGAAAAGAAGCAGCCATGGCTTGCACTGTTGCTGTTGAAGAAGTAATAAGTGAACATTATGACAA TCAGTTGAGGGAACTTTTAACAGAAGGTGTAACAGATGAAAATAAAGAGTTATTAGAT aCAATACAAACGTTTCGTGATGAAGAGCTGGAGCACCTTCATATTGGAGAAAAGCATGATGCTGAAAAG GCACCAATGTATCAGGCACTGTCCACAATCATCCAGACTGGTTGCAAGGCAGCAATATGGTTGTCAGAGAGAATATAG
- the LOC140942239 gene encoding uncharacterized protein, whose protein sequence is MEGQQRGAKSGCFGTMDNLLIDRAVMLDCHRGKRNLSMAWIDVRKAYDSVDHGWLCAMTDVHRLPVWPGEVIRKLCASWNTKVVATTRQGRETSRKIRFMKGLPQGDALCPRLFTLCLNPVAWRLRATEGYRLSKPIGVKVTDLLYIDDLKVFAASESKLNRVLKQTRGAMQDIGLHWNQKKCSVVHVKRGAQVLDESGMRMDETTTITALGEGKHYKFLGVLENVRQDERLALACAAKEYLRRISIIWSSPLSDCNRVQATNQYALPVLRYLMWTQHWPLSELRDVDRAARKIIVENGGKHPASLTSLLYLPREKGGRGLRSVEHEYKITKIKSLLKLYQNPDQTVEAVREFEEHAMASGHQSLVKEAAKYAEELNITLQLDTLNPVCVTTEGKVVTAARAGNLLKQSQEKQFLEIAKDKKWQGKLFRIRWEDESLSITSCFAWLKGWATCPTHTIAGMYELYEQLLPTKLYTKEKTQTSTDGEVLCRLCGKVAESVAHVLAGCSSLAQTKYLYRHNAALKIPFFELLREHGLMEEVPPWYSPVMPKPAYQNTTSEAFWDIPIYAEHHEVRANRIDARLVSHERKEVCTIEMSCPWIESRAKKDEEKTLKYGPMMWELKQRYNGYRVEQYNVIIDVLGGYSKHLEKSVRKLLGARARSVLERMRKSVISNTLNIARTFKINT, encoded by the coding sequence ATGGAAGGCCAGCAAAGAGGAGCGAAATCAGGGTGTTTCGGTACGATGGATAACTTGCTAATCGATAGAGCAGTAATGCTGGATTGTCACAGAGGCAAACGGAATTTAAGTATGGCATGGATTGACGTGCGCAAAGCCTACGACTCCGTCGATCATGGTTGGTTATGCGCAATGACTGACGTACACAGGCTTCCCGTCTGGCCGGGTGAGGTTATACGCAAGTTGTGTGCGAGCTGGAATACTAAAGTAGTAGCTACAACAAGGCAAGGGCGAGAGACTTCTAGAAAAATAAGGTTCATGAAGGGACTACCCCAAGGGGACGCTTTGTGTCCTAGACTGTTTACACTGTGCCTGAACCCTGTAGCGTGGCGCCTGCGGGCAACAGAGGGATACCGGTTATCCAAGCCTATAGGAGTCAAAGTCACCGATCTCCTGTATATAGACGACCTCAAGGTTTTTGCTGCCTCCGAGAGCAAGCTGAACCGAGTGCTGAAACAGACTAGAGGAGCGATGCAGGACATCGGCCTCCACTGGAATCAGAAAAAGTGCTCAGTGGTACACGTGAAGAGGGGAGCCCAAGTGCTAGACGAGTCTGGTATGAGGATGGACGAGACAACTACGATCACGGCTCTTGGGGAAGGAAAACACTACAAATTCCTGGGGGTGCTAGAGAACGTTCGACAGGATGAACGGCTGGCCCTAGCTTGCGCGGCTAAAGAGTATCTACGCAGGATATCTATTATATGGTCCAGCCCCCTGTCTGATTGTAACCGTGTGCAGGCAACTAATCAGTATGCACTCCCGGTCCTGCGGTACCTAATGTGGACACAGCATTGGCCTCTATCAGAGTTAAGAGATGTGGACAGAGCAGCTCGGAAGATCATAGTTGAGAACGGTGGCAAGCACCCAGCTAGCCTGACTTCTTTGTTATATCTACCGAGGGAGAAAGGGGGTAGAGGCCTGCGATCAGTCGAACACGAGTACAAGATCACTAAAATCAAATCGCTACTGAAATTGTATCAGAACCCAGACCAGACTGTGGAAGCAGTTAGAGAATTTGAAGAACACGCCATGGCATCAGGCCACCAGTCGCTCGTAAAGGAAGCAGCTAAGTACGCTGAAGAACTCAACATCACACTTCAGCTTGATACCCTAAATCCCGTGTGTGTTACAACAGAAGGAAAGGTGGTAACTGCAGCAAGAGCTGGGAATCTGTTGAAGCAATCTCAAGAGAAGCAGTTCTTGGAGATCGCTAAAGACAAAAagtggcaaggaaagttattccgTATCAGATGGGAAGATGAGAGCCTAAGCATAACCAGCTGCTTTGCATGGTTAAAAGGTTGGGCTACATGCCCTACACATACCATCGCGGGCATGTATGAATTGTATGAGCAGTTGTTACCTACGAAGCTCTACACAAAGGAGAAGACGCAAACCTCCACCGACGGCGAAGTTCTATGCAGGTTATGTGGGAAGGTAGCTGAGAGCGTTGCACATGTTCTGGCTGGATGTTCCTCCCTGGCACAAACCAAGTACCTATACAGGCATAATGCAGCTTTGAAGATTCCGTTTTTTGAGCTCCTGCGAGAGCATGGGTTAATGGAAGAGGTTCCACCATGGTACTCACCGGTGATGCCAAAACCAGCCTACCAGAACACCACGAGTGAGGCGTTTTGGGATATTCCCATCTATGCAGAGCACCACGAAGTTAGAGCAAATCGGATCGACGCGCGACTTGTCAGCCAcgagaggaaagaagtctgcaCAATTGAAATGAGCTGCCCATGGATTGAGAGTAGAGCTAagaaagatgaggaaaagacactcaagtatgGGCCCATGATGTGGGAGCTGAAGCAGAGATACAATGGTTACAGGGTTGAACAGTACAACGTAATAATTGACGTACTGGGGGGTTACTCTAAACACCTAGAGAAGTCGGTGAGGAAGCTACTTGGAGCGAGAGCACGGAGCGTACTTGAGCGGATGCGGAAGTCAgtcatctcaaacactttaaacattgccagaacatttaagataaatacttag
- the LOC140940109 gene encoding 5-demethoxyubiquinone hydroxylase, mitochondrial-like isoform X2 gives MAAPVARICRRCICSEARKTKPLVGRPRPHIDRIIRVDHAGELGADRIYAGQMAVLGGTDVGPTIQHMWDQEKKHLQTFEQIIADRRVRPTVLIPLWNVAGFVLGAGTALLGKEAAMACTVAVEEVISEHYDNQLRELLTEGVTDENKELLDAPMYQALSTIIQTGCKAAIWLSERI, from the exons ATGGCGGCGCCGGTGGCCAGAATTTGCCGAAGGTGTATTTGCTCTGAGGCTAGAAAAACTAAACCACTCGTGGGCAGACCACGACCTCACATTGATAGAATAATACGAGTAGATCACGCAGGAGAACTTGGAGCTGATCGCATTTACGCCGGACAAATGGCAGTTCTTGGTGGAACAGATGTGGGACCGACTATCCAG CATATGTGGgatcaagaaaagaaacatCTTCAAACTTTTGAACAAATCATAGCTGACAGACGAGTGCGGCCAACTGTCCTTATACCACTGTGGAATGTAGCAGGATTTGTTTTAG GTGCTGGAACAGCATTACTAGGAAAAGAAGCAGCCATGGCTTGCACTGTTGCTGTTGAAGAAGTAATAAGTGAACATTATGACAA TCAGTTGAGGGAACTTTTAACAGAAGGTGTAACAGATGAAAATAAAGAGTTATTAGAT GCACCAATGTATCAGGCACTGTCCACAATCATCCAGACTGGTTGCAAGGCAGCAATATGGTTGTCAGAGAGAATATAG
- the LOC140941864 gene encoding uncharacterized protein translates to MHKTERAVELATEKGASNWLTVIPIKEMNFNLSKREFRDAIKLRYDWEIADLPAMCTCGDLFTVDHAMVCRHGGLIIQRHNEIRDLEAEMLRMVCTDVETEPVLQEITGEELNRGANKAPDARLDVHARGFWDRQQSAFFDVRVCHPNADSYRELSPKQIFQLHENEKKRQYSRRVLEVEQGTFTPLVFTSTGGMADGCKRFHSRLAQLLALKKGDDYATTISWIRAKVSFAILRSALLCLRGTRRKRRAVNISDIDITSESAQARI, encoded by the exons ATGCA CAAAACTGAACGCGCGGTAGAGCTAGCTACGGAGAAAGGAGCCTCGAATTGGTTGACGGTGATCCCGataaaggagatgaattttaacttgagCAAAAGAGAATTCAGAGATGCAATCAAACTAAGGTATGACTGGGAGATCGCTGACCTACCGGCCATGTGCACATGTGGGGACTTATTTACCGTTGACCATGCTATGGTCTGCCGGCATGGGGGGCTGATCATTCAGAGGCACAATGAGATTAGGGACTTAGAAGCGGAAATGTTGCGCATGGTTTGCACCGACGTAGAGACAGAGCCAGTCCTTCAGGAGATCACTGGGGAAGAGCTAAATAGAGGCGCAAACAAAGCGCCTGATGCCCGACTAGATGTTCACGCTCGCGGGTTTTGGGACAGACAGCAATCTGCGTTcttcgatgttcgggtgtgccatccaaacgcagattcgtatcgagagctgtctccgaaacagatattccaactacatgaaaatgagaagaagaggcaatacagcaggcgggttttggaagtggagcaagggacattcacaccattagtctttacaagcacaggtggaatggccgatggatgcaagagattccatagccgcctcgcacagctacttgcgttaaagaaaggagatgactacgctacaaccatatcttggataagggcgaaagtatcctttgccatcctacgatcagccttgctgtgtctcagaggaaccaggagaaagagaagagcagtcaatatatctgacattgacattacatcggaaagtgcgcaagccagaatttaa